In a single window of the Paenibacillus sp. MMS20-IR301 genome:
- a CDS encoding transposase — translation MLTKVIIYAYTQRIYSSRQIAKAVRESVPFM, via the coding sequence ATGCTCACCAAAGTCATTATCTACGCATACACTCAGCGAATATATTCGTCTCGCCAAATCGCCAAAGCGGTACGGGAGAGCGTTCCCTTCATGTGA
- a CDS encoding transposase codes for MTDTRCFQPHMEKSRQIFGKLPQTVIADAGYSSEENYAYLEKEKIQSVVKYGSYHKEKSRA; via the coding sequence ATGACCGACACCCGCTGCTTTCAGCCGCACATGGAAAAGTCGCGGCAGATCTTCGGGAAACTCCCGCAAACGGTAATTGCGGACGCAGGTTATAGTAGTGAAGAAAACTATGCCTATCTGGAAAAAGAAAAGATTCAGTCGGTAGTGAAATACGGCAGCTACCACAAAGAAAAGAGTAGAGCGTAG